ATCGCATATATTTGTTTTTGTCTGGGTAAGAAGCGAGACCTTTGGTAATGGTTTCTTGAACCCGATTTAACACTTTCCAAGCGGAATTTCCGTCATCTTCATTTCTGCGAACTCGTAAAATACTCTCTACCAGATATCTTCTATATTCACGTAAATCGGATTGGAACCGATAATCTAAGGCTGTATTTGCAAATTCTTGGACCTGACTTGAATTCAAAACTTTTGCTTTTAAGAATCGAATATCATCAGCTAAATCGTTAAATCCAAAAAGGATTTCTACAACCCAATCTTTGATGGCATCTAGATCTGCTTTGTAGTGACGAAAAGATTTCTGATTCCCGTTTCCTAAATTTCGAATCAGTAATTGATTGGAACAAGCAAAACGTAGAAAGCCATAGAAGATTTCTAAAGAGTTGGATCGATCATGAAAATTTCGAATCACTACATTCAACTTTCCTTCATCCTCAAAGATCATTGTAGGATGTTCAAGAATTAGCATATGCTTCTCAAATCCATGACGTTTTTGATTACGAAGTGAAACTGCAGTTGCACTCTGAATCTCCCACCTAAGATCCAAAAAGAGTGAGAGAACGTCAGAGGTTTTGATTTGAAGATGCTTTTTGCTGACTTGCCCGGAATAGGCTTCCGAATAAACTGAAGGAACTCTTCTTTTTAATTCCTCTTCACTGATTCCCATTTGAACTCCTACTAACGAAAAGAGTTCATCGGTCCTTACCAAATTAAAAGAAAGTGAATTTTGTAATTGAGTAGAAATGAAACTACTTTTAAGGAAATAGAAGTTGTTTTTGCTATTCTCTGGATTCCGAGGGATGAAGGTTGTTGTGGGTACGATCAAAACTCAGATTGAATGAATTTAAAAAAGAAGCGTGCATCTAAAAGAAACACGCTCTAAAATTCTTAGCTTTTAGTTACTTAAACGAGTCCAAAAAGTCTATATCTAAATCTTTCCAGAGGGGATAAGCAGAGAATCTTCCATACAGAGCATATACTCTCCAAGGACCTTTGGCGTTTACAGAATATAAATCCAATGCTACTTCTATTAGATCCGATTTTCTTGAAATTTTCTCAAGCGTAATGTTATTCTTATATGGAACAAAATAAAGTAGATTTGTTTCGCCATCGTATTCAATTTCCCATATAATCTTTCCATTTTTCTGGAATAATTTTACATCTTGTTTGAATCCAGTTTCAGAATTTTTTTCTAAAACTAAGCGAGTGAAGATTTGGAAAAATTGGTATTTTCCCGCTGGTTCTCCATTCCAATCTAAAACCATATTCTTTAGATAGGGTTTAACGAATGAATATCGATTTCCTAAATTAGTCTGAACTTTTTTATCTAAAAGATTGTTAAGGAATTTTTCAGCTTGCTCCTCAATCTCTTTATCATTTACTTTCTGTAAAAAATGAACTAAATCACGAACAGAATTTTTGTTAACCTTTTCCCATTCAGAAAGTTCGTTTTGTATTTGTAAGCGTTCGGCCATTTTCGACTTATTCTCATTTTCAATTTTTAAAGTGGATTTTGCAATATTGGGTGCGATTGTATTCAGAAGTTTTAAAAATTTAGTTTTTTTATAATCCTCAATTTCAGAACTAAGTGTAAAAATGTTATAAAAGACGAATGGAAGCCAAACCCAAAGCGTTTTATCTTCAGTATATCTTTCCACTCTTTCTATTTTTCCATTGATCTCATATTTGACCTTAACACCAGATTCATACGATTTCCAACAAGGCATCAAAATACAAAGGTTAAAAATACCAATTTTTCCGTAAGAATTGTCTTCCTCTCTGGGAGAATATTCTTGGAAAACGATTTGAATCTTATCTTTCTCTGTTTCTGAATATTCAGTAAGATCAATATACTTGCTCAGATCCTTCTTCACCATTTCTTTAAGAGTCGGACCTCCCAACGATCCAGGTCCAATTACAGCTTTAGGTTTTGTCAAAGATTCAAATTTTTCAACCGTATAATTAGGTTTAACTGTGTGTAAGCAATTCGCAGAAAAGAAACACAGTCCTAAAAGTGAATAAATCAAATTCAATTTTTGCAAAGTAAGACTCCTTAGATTCTAATCTAAATTGGTTTATAAATTCTTTGGGAGAAAAAGGAATTGGAAATTATCCTATTCGAATATTAGTTTAAGAAATTGGAATAAACGACTGGATTTGGAATTTTCATTCTTTCATTCCAATTGTTTCGCTTGATTCAGATTCAACGACTGAAGTAATCTTACATTCGTAGTGTTTTACTTCTTTCGTGAAAAAGTTTTTGATACCGGAATCTCTTCCTATAACAAGACTGATATTAGCCACAGATTTAGGTAATATGTAATTGTTTTGATATTCTCGTACCGGTCCTTTTTCAATGGGGAACTTTGTAGCCGATAAATACTCCCATTGAAGCTGAACATTCTGTAATTTATATAGAGTTTTATTCGTAATTTTTCCTTTGCAGGTGAGTTCAAATTCTCTATCCGATTCCGGAGTAAGATGGGCTAAAAATGCGTCTCCAAAATGTCCTGCGCCACTTTGCATAGGTAGTTTTCGAACAGAGCAACTACATTTTTCAATATAAACCGTATCTTTTTTGTTTAGTAAAAACAAAGCAGCCTTAGGAGCCGGTTGCGATACTACAGGAATTGAATTTAATGTTTGTTCGTTTTGACTGGAACAAGTTAGAAAAAAGAAACTTACGATTACACTGATTACTTTCATTAGATTTGCACCTTTCTATTTTAGATCATTATTTAATTTGAATACGAGAGAAAAGAACATTGAAAATTCACACTTCATGAAGTATCTCCTTAGGTTTTAAATCTTACAGACTTTCTTCTCATTCGAAATGAATGGATTTAAACATGATTACCTCGGTAGCTCGTATTTTTCAATTTCAGGAAAGTTGCTCTGACGAAACTTACGAAGTTCACTTTCCGATTCCAAAATGGAACCTTCAATTGCTTGGATTGTTTTTTTGAAAGTCATAGTTCCAGAGATGGAATTTGTCTGAATAGAGAGTGAGGAGAACAAAGCCGAATAGTCTTTAGAAATTCTTTTTTGTAACCATATAAACGTTACAGCTAAGCCGATCAAACCTCCCACAATAGGGAAGAATGGAAAAAAAATAAAGACGATTGATGCAGAGAATAAGCCAACAGAGAGAAAGTTTAGTTTTTTCTGAAATTCATCTCCATCTGGTTGGAGAGTATAGAAAAAGTTTTTTCCCCAGTTTGAAAAATAGTCTTTTGCAAATTCTTTTCTATCGATAGATTTCAGGAATGATTCATATTTTTCAAAATAAAGATCACCTTCTGTAATTGCTTTGGCGGATGCACTCTCCAAAACCTTATCTAAAGACTCAATTGCTTGCGAATAGAATTCCTTGTCTTGAATTTGTTCAAAAGATTGAGAGGAGATTCCTTCTGATGTAATTCTTGTTTTAACAATTCTTGCGGCAGTATAAGCTGGAATTTCAGAGTACTTTCCTGAACCGATCTCTTCTGCAAACTTTTTCATTTCAAAGATAAAGTCTCTGAGATACTTCTGATATTCCCGGTTTTTTTGTTCTAGTTCGAGTAAGAAGGTTTGTCTTTCCAACTCTACGTTTTGTTTGTTCTGTAGTTCAAAATTCGCCTTTGCGATTTTCTCATTCGACTTTGTTTGTTCCGAAAGAATCCTGTTTGTCTTCTTCTGTTCTTTGTACATTGAACCCATTCTTCATTTCTCCTTTTTGAATGCTGTTTGCGGTTTATCCGTTAATCATTGTTTCCGTTCGATGAGAAACAGCCCAAATAGATGCGAAGATCCATCCGACGAGCGAAGCCATCAGACAGAACGAGATCACGGAACGAATGAGATTGCCTGTAATCAAGAAATAGATACAGGGAAGGAAGATGGCTAATAGTTTCATTTTAAAAACTCCTTATATACGCTTCTACTGAGAGATTGGGACTAAGGCTGGAAGATTACAGAAAGTGAATCTAAGAATGGAACGATCTCGTTCCAACGAAACGACTGAATTCCCGATACAAACCAAATCTTCCTTTTCCCTTCGAATTCCAAGGATACTGGCTTTCCAGATCACTGAATGATTCGTAGAAAAGAGTATTCCATGCATAAAACCCGTCCTTTTTCTGCTTCACATTACGGAGGAGTGCAAAATCGTACGTGTGCGTCCAAATTAGTCCTCAGAACCTTATTATGTTAATAACATAATAAATCAAGGATAATTTTGTTGACATATTTCAGAATGGCTTCAAAAAACACAGAAATTTACTTTGGTGCTAAGGCGAAGGCTGTAATTGATGCGTCCGGTGATACCCAGGTTGTGGCTGCTAAGAAACTGGGTTTGTCCGTTCCGGGACTTGGAAGTATTACTCAGAATCGAGTGAAAACGACTGCTTATGAAGTTTTGCTGGCGTTTGTTCGTGAGTATAACGTTGATCTAACGTATTTAGTGGACAATTCGATTCCGGTTCTTCCCATTCGTTACAACTCTTTGAAAGAAAGAAATATGACAGAGACGGACGAGAATAAGGTTTTGTATGATTTGATCGTAACTACGAAA
The nucleotide sequence above comes from Leptospira weilii. Encoded proteins:
- a CDS encoding DUF932 domain-containing protein produces the protein MGISEEELKRRVPSVYSEAYSGQVSKKHLQIKTSDVLSLFLDLRWEIQSATAVSLRNQKRHGFEKHMLILEHPTMIFEDEGKLNVVIRNFHDRSNSLEIFYGFLRFACSNQLLIRNLGNGNQKSFRHYKADLDAIKDWVVEILFGFNDLADDIRFLKAKVLNSSQVQEFANTALDYRFQSDLREYRRYLVESILRVRRNEDDGNSAWKVLNRVQETITKGLASYPDKNKYMRSIKCRPIQGMDHLISFGTDLWQLAKEI